Below is a window of Lytechinus variegatus isolate NC3 chromosome 4, Lvar_3.0, whole genome shotgun sequence DNA.
acctgaaacttgcacaaaatgttcagtgatgcttgattactattatgtccaagtttcattaatcagatccataaactttcaaagttatgatgggaattcaacagatatccccaattcggccaaagttcattgaccctaaatgacctttgaccttggtcatgtgacatgaaactctaataggatgttcagtaatacttgattaaccttatggccaagttttatgaactaggtccatatactttctaagttatgacatcatttcaaaaacttaacctcaggttaagatttgatgttgacgccgccgccgccgccgtcggaaaagcggcgcctatagtctcactttgcttcgcaggtgagacaaaaacctgaACGGTTGATCGTAAAGTTGATTAgaatgcaaataataataataaattcgATCCAGCATGCAAATCAGCTCTAAATTCAGGTGCTAAGTTTCATGTTACATCTTCTTTCATCTTCTTGAGGGAGAGATGATCACCAAATCACACCATGAAAAGAATCAGAATGTTCAGTCAAAATGTACAACACACTACTTACAAGAAATAAAAGAGCTTATAATTACCTCAAGTACAGTGCATCTCCAACTTCTGTAACAacatgaaaagtgaaatatgatattacatTTTGTGATTGAAAGATACGGGGCAAGCCGGGGTACAAAAACTTGGTCTCACCACTACCCTGCCCCCCCTCTCTAAAATGGAGCCGATGCCAATGACGCAGATGAGAATTCTCGTGAAGTTAACGTTGCTGGGATTCCAAAAGGAAGTTGGCTGATGAAAGCAGTGCGAAGGTatcatcatgataaaaaaaagatagacaGATATTTCTGCAGATGTCTCCTTTTTCATCCaattccatcaacattttctccCCAAATCCAGCAATGTAGGAATCACACTCCTTGACATTGCAAAGTTTCACCACTTCAAATACCACTGTCAATGCTGGAagtctattttcatttaattgtttttatagATCACCAATGGTCTCAGTCGATAACAAGTTCATCGCACCCCCAATCCTCATAGCTTCCATCGGGGAGGTAACGTCGGACGATGATTGGGATCTTTCTTGCTCtgaaatgtaaatgaaatgcggaaaacagaaatgaaagATTAAGAGACACAGATACAAAACTCTGGGATTTATCATTTCTGGATGTTTTGTAAAAATGAGATATAAAATAGTGcttaaataaagaaatgatgatcagttgaagatatttttaaattgattttaatggtCAAATCACTTAGGGCCGGCAATATTTGAAATCAGCACCCTGAATTAAGCCTATATGCCAAATTTCAGTGTCACATGCCATGTAAAACTcgagaaaatgatatttaagGATTTCTcatggtggccatcttggatttcaaaATGGCGGCCAACCCGATGGTCAAATCACTTGGGGCAGGCAATTTTTGAAATCAGCGCCCAAAAATACCCCTGTATGCCAAATTTCACACTTTCTGCCAGATCCGAGCATCTTGGCCATTTTATTACTGCTCCACTATGACTTTTAATACAATATGCAGTCGTAAATGGGAGACTTGGATGGGCGCGGATGGGAGCGATTTTCATGTCGAGAGTTGCTCGGTACTTGGCACTTTTTAGGCAGTTGCAAGAGCAATTCCAAAGCACACGAGGGCCGAATCGCTCGTCGCTCCCGTGTATTTTCAACCCTGGCCTTTAGCACCAagagctacagctggggtaatatatagtgcgccaTTGAATAGAAAACTACATAAATtggcgcctcataaatgctatatattattattatgtagctatcacaaaaaattttaaaatgttttcgACTAGCCGTACAGCCGccatagaacaaatgtgactgaggtataaagCTTACTGATTGATTGTAGGGCTGGTTTTTACACTTGAGCACAATTCATGCAATGAATGCAATTAATCACTGCATTCAGCCCCAAAGATCAATGACTAGACTTTGTGATATGGGGACCATGGTGTAACTTACTTGAGTTCTTTCATAGCAATCTGTAGAGGATCAGTTTCCCCTTCAAGTTCCACCATAACAGGAGCATTCATCCTGAAGAATAAAGATAAcattcaaatatataaattgctGAATATTGAAatcccatcatttttttttactgcaacAATCTTAATCCTTAGTACTTGCAACATTGCTCAGCAACTGATGCCAATTTCATGATAATCTGGGTCAGTGTGTCCTCATCATGACTTATACTGCTTCACTTCATTTATTTGGCTATTCCatatgtgtcgtacgggacattttgacaaTTTCTAATCTCTTAGCTAATTGCTTGAGcaataacaatttatttttttcaataataaaattataatggGTAGTCATGTGTAAAATTGatgaacaacaaaaaattttgattatgggTGAATCAGAGGTGTCGTACAGAACTCAGAAATGTCCTGTATGACACCCAACGTTTTTTACCTTTCATTCATCAATGGACAACATACATCTGTTGGTTgccatttttttatatgactACCCAGTAGTCATTTATTATGaccacaaaataaatttaaattccttgtttgtttggacagcaggttgaaaaatgttgcaaatagGGCTGATTTTTCTACCATGGAAACATCCTGTTAGGAGTATTTAAAATCTACTCAGTACAGATAATAAGTCTATATGACCTTTTCATGAGGTTAATAACATTATAATAATCCTGAGCTTTTCAAACTGTTTTTAGTCTGCTCAAAATTGTACAATTCGCTTTTCAACTCCAAGACGTGTGAAGACTGATATGATTAACTTCTGAATTATCAGAGCGTTATTCCATAGGAAGAAGAGTGTGCTTACGCTATCTGTAACGCTCTTGTTCCCAACACTCTCGCCCGCTCATATTTTGTCATGTATGGTGTTGTAATTCTCTCTGTTTGCTGCACGCCCTCTCCAGCCGGTAACACGTCAATGTGGTCTCCATCATCGGCTTCCTATAAACCAAAAAGTGCAAACATGGAGATGGAAAATAGATGAATCAGTGAACATGGAAATGTGGGGGGATAAGTCTTTGGCAATTAAGACAAAATTGATAGTGAATCATCATGGTGTTGTATGATAGTTTCAAATCAAATGGTGACAAATTGTGTTTAAAATAAAGGtcaattgtattttgattgtaTTAGGTTTTACCTCTTCGTTTGGAAGATCATCAAGTTGTTCGTCTCCGTCATCAAAGTCCTCATCAAAGCTacagagaaaaacaaaaattcatggtcatataaaataaaataaaatctgctAGATCAGATCAACACagtgcacatttttttttacaaaacatggTTTCAAGCAAAAACTTTATTGAGTGTTCTTacattcatttacttttttgtaaACAACTTAGTTGAAAACCATCGAGTTATCAAAATTGTGTATCACAATTGTTACTTTAAAGAAGTCACAAATCATTCTCATTATCTTTTAATGGTTTTAACTCTATTTCTTACGGTCAATTATGAAATCCATTTGAAAAATTTAGAGGAAAATGCCATATTGCCAAaacatggttgagtgagcacacaTCAAAAGTATGAACAATGTCTAAAATTCAGTAAATACCTTATTCAAGTTTTGGTAAATGTCCCCAAAAGTGCATGTcactatttcaaattttcaattcattGACTAGATTATACTGTATGAATGTGTTTGCTATAACAGTAATGAAATGACAGAtcactatatacatgtaaaataatggGACAATTTTAATGGATCAATCTATTTCTGtgattttacaagaaaattcCTTGAGATCAGGTGCCAAAGACATTGTGAGCCAAGGGCAATAATTCAATCTCCTGTCCATTTTGTCAACTGTTCAAATTTTAATGGTATAACagcatttgaacattttttactCAACCCTAACTTTTACGTCAGATATTGTGTCTAAATtccaaataaaacatgaattaccAAGTCATATATTTTTTGCTGGTTTTGCTTCCACggatttgaatttttatttatctagtATGTATGAAGCATCCTCTCTCTGTAACATTTTCATGTTTGCTTAAAACTTAcccttttttcttaaatattttaaagactAGATATTACAAAGACACAGTAAATGATCATGAAGTTTTCTGTCAATTTTATGTTTGAGAAGTGGTTCTATAACttctgtttattaaaaaaaagaaagaactgcACAGACAATTTGTTTTCTTAATTGAACTTCTTAATTTGAGCAGTAATTTCATTCTCTCTAATTTGATTTCTAGTTTTATTAGTAATATTTAATGCTAACCTAGTCTTGAACTTGTAAAAAAGACAAAAGCAGAGTCTTAACATTATTAAGCCCTTTTGCCACTTTCCATTGACCAAGACCTTGTGACTGTCAaccatattcatgatattttgtGTGACAGCCCAAAACTCCCAAAATCATCACAATTCATGCACATACTAGTTCTCTGGAATTCACATTTCACATAATACGTACCATGAAATTCCCATCAGCCTACCTCCATACATTTATCTAACTAATTCAGGCATGCTCATATCTATTTAGAATCGGCGCGACATGCAGTCTCGCACACTGTATCTCATCTACCTTCTTCTGTTGATATCCTCcgggggccgattgcacgaaagggtctttgcaaggatcgtctttcgtgtcgcccatattttatgatgcgccatgtgaaacgcattttaaataaatcatctgcaagcatatttcattcgtccgttaaaataaacaaaatatttgtttataaaatgtgataaaaactGATATAAgggtgtctggagaaaaaaaatatttttcttatttcaaaaaaatatcacattttctttgtgaatttgaagagaaatgaccttcagacttacagaaatgtaacatttttgaaaaaaatccaattattggctgcaaaaaagaagaatgaaattaggtcaattttcagcatttttctgccatagactgtgtagttaagaaatggacacacacaaatccaaatttttagCTTCCGAGAGCTGTTATAAATTTAGTATTAATGCCAAAAACTTGTCCATAAAGAGTCAAATAGgatttttatgctctttctgatggtatgatttttataaagatttggaaaccagatcacaatgaaaaattgcgacaaagtgaaaaaattgtgcaaaacagaaatttcattttcccatagaaaacgcaTGGGGAAATGGCAATCTCAACACACACAAGAATAAGGGTTTGCAATTTATCTCTAAATCCTTATTTAGAATGATCATATAAACttgtccttactgtcaaaagaagcccctgaattttctctttccatacaTGCCAAACACAAGTTAATAATCAATTCAGATCACATTTTTCTAGTAGCCTGAACATCCCGAAAAATATGtgccatattttcccctaaatcagcctgttttatgctgacacttttcagtgtggcttcagacaccctactgatatatcatgaaattgggTAAAAGttcatttaaaagcaagctaacgaattatattctttatcataaatttcagaaacaccccgcttatacttatagcgtatcataaaagatgggcgacacgaaatacgtcccttggaaagaccctttcgtgcaatcggccccggTCCTCTGGATGAGAACTGCGGATCCAGCAGTGGGTACGCAGAAAACCACACACCAAATTAAATATACGGGACTGTATTTAACAACATGATTACAATAATGCTTAATTCAGCCGCATGTGCGTGGGTAAATAAAGCTACTAAGTAAGAGATTCTATCACCATAAGTAACACATATCAGACACTCACAAAATTTCATATGGAATACAATTTAATAATGTTCTTACTTCTCGATATCTTCGTCGTCAGCCATTGTTTTGTCGGCCTTTAGCTTGCTTGGCAAACGTGCGAGATTTCCGAAGTCCGTATGTATTCAGCCAGTATACTTCGGATGAGAAAATACGAGCCAACTGACGCGTGAGCCAGGCATGCAGCTAGGGCCCGTCCGTCCGTGAGAAATAATACACCAACAGGGAGATATTTATGTTAAAGACATTACTTAACTTTATTAGTTTAAGTTCAGAAGatctgaatgaaaataatgataatattgataatgataataaccacAACACAAATAACAATTACATAAACAATGCGGGAAACAATGacataaataattcatacatAATCATCATTAGGCCTTCTTTTTATCAGTGCATaccatttcacattttttttgcatttgtgcTTATATATTAGACGAAGAAGAAGGAtattgaggaaaagaaaaaaaagaagaagaattgaGCAGAAGGAGAAGATGATGCAGAATAAGAAGAGGAGTAGGAGGACGGAGAAGAAGAAGTcgaaataagaagaagaaagaggaagacgGAGCTTGGaggtggagaagaagaaagagaagatgaGTAGATAGAGGTTTATGCATAGTTGCATTTTGTTCAGTGATATATTGTTCTATTATAAAATTGCCTATGAGTCAAAAGTGGCCATGCGCACCTGCCTCTATATGATAAACGTGCAGTTGCTACGAAATttgttttcccctttatttgaaagtaattatgttcgcgctttgcgctcgagCCTGGGCTGAAATGGGACTTATGCGTTGCAGAAAATTGTCTGATCTGCAGGGTCATGCAATGATTATCACGTACATATATACTATAGATACTGAAGTTTATAATCAAGTCTGACAATAATATGGTTTgaatagataaagaaaaatcagacaaacaaaacaatgaaaatgttatcaaaatcggacaataacaaagttacgacattttaagttttgcattatttcggtcAAACAGTTCTGGAAATGTCAATGAGTAAACAGATGATGTCATGCGCATAACCCcacttgttttgtattttatcatatgaaattatgtttattcattttttctaccAAGGCTAAAACAAGTTGAATCtacaactgatttaatgcattagatgTACACTGCTGtaacttattttatcattgtaGATACATCATTtatatgtaaaaacaaaattatttcctaTTTCATGTAATAGCATAAAATGAAAGTTGGGATGTGACACCATCAGCCCCccaattaatattcatgatgacatgcctaattgttttcacaaaatattgctaaactttaaatccaataactttgttattattatcggattttgatgaaattttcatatttttcaaaaaatatttaaaaaaatattttttcatatattttttattcattttcatataattttccatacatatatatatatatatatatatatatatatatatatatatatatatatatatatatatatatatatatatatatatatatatatgtttatatatatatatatatatatatatatgttttgaaTTTCGAATTGATTTTGGTGAGACATGGGAGACCTCATGggttaaattatttttattgcttctCCCAGTGACATTTACAAACAAACGATGAAATGCAAACATTTTACTGacttcataaatttcataacttcataAATCACATCAAGGTACCACAATAAGTAATTCATATATACGCATAATTTCCAATTAATTCAACAGgtctatttttttccaattcacTGAATGGAATGTAAGAAATATACACTGAGAAACtaaacttgaaataaaattatcacCCTCAcattccacacacacacacaaatcaaTCCTTGTCCCTCGATCACGGAAGTTCTTCCCAAAACCCCACCCTCCCCCGTCCCGACCATAAGCCCTcccagaaattttgatttttttttactgaaaattttcaaaaatttactAAGAGTGTGCATGAAATCCTGAAATTTACTTTagataatgcaaaaaaaaatctaattacaGGCTCGGTTACTTTGCTCCTTCGTTTaatatattaattaattaattaatatgtttattttatactcattcatttatttatctcctattatctatctatctatcgtggaagagccgtggtgtaggctgactctcgccttgtaaataGATCGAGGGTCGTGtattcgaatcccaccgcggtctagcgtcctttggcaaggcgttaatccacactttgccagacccaggtgctaaatgggtataCTTGGTAAGATGCGAAAGATAttttttgccagcgccataatgtggctgcaatgaatgcaaggaatgctccccagggagtggaaattgtgcacttttcgtgcttgattgaaatgaatccaatgaccggggtaataatatgctgtaacgcgctttgggccattatgggaaaagcgctttataaaaatttgctattattatttacgtaagtattatttatttataagtttttttttagtagGGTGGCTCCATCAGTATTTTTTTACACGTCCTGCCACGCCtgacccccccctccctcccccgctatgaaaaaaatgtcatgaatatgCACAAGTGaggcataggcggatccagcttttggcgaaggggggggggggcgcactgccgagcggcgcacatatttttgcacttcaccggcgaaataaaagaaaattttgaaaaagaaaaaggggtaatgcctgaccctgtcaaaacacgcacacgcacacacacacatgcatatatatatatatatatatatatatatatatatacagtgcgtcccaaaaaaaactatacacttttgaaatggctgccaattAAAAACTGTAGCACATTGGAGGAAAAGACTTATagttatggaaagccaataaagtcaactttcaaatgacaccaaaaagttggaaaactattcaggcttgagcgagcactgcccactgaaacaaagggtatgaaaaatAGGGTGGgccggaattagccttccaatttctttcaggttttttttttggtacttgcaaagttgttttttttttggtaaattaaagatcagatgtgatcagtttgttgtttgtgaatatttaactcgttattaaattgaaatttaatgcatgggtgatcatgaattgcaatttttagtgcagcatcttgtctttattatgtggatctcaacaatgCGTTCAcgacagtcaggagaagaggggggtaatatgacttaggtaggtaAAGTACGTTGATTGGaaaaaggtcaacagaacatttagcaacccctcctccatctctaccccttcccccccccccccccccacttctctcctcctgagagactaagcttggctaggctggACAGGAATT
It encodes the following:
- the LOC121413746 gene encoding DNA-directed RNA polymerases I, II, and III subunit RPABC2-like, giving the protein MADDEDIENFDEDFDDGDEQLDDLPNEEEADDGDHIDVLPAGEGVQQTERITTPYMTKYERARVLGTRALQIAMNAPVMVELEGETDPLQIAMKELKARKIPIIVRRYLPDGSYEDWGCDELVID